The nucleotide window CAGAATGATCAATTCGGTGCAAATATGCTGCCTAGATACAGTTAAACAGTGTGGCGCAAAGAAACATTCAAACTTACCTTATACTTCCTTCGTCGCAACAGGTATCCACCCAGTTTCCTTGAATCTCTCTCAGTGTAGTATAAAGTCAAAGATGCGTGGATGTTCAGGTACAGCAGTCAGAACACGTGTATAGGCGGTGGTCCAGTGTGTCTGGTCCTCCTTGTTATAAGTACCAGTAGGGAGGGCTTTCCAGACCCCACGTCACTCTGTCCTGTGGTCCCTCTAACCCCACCCACCATGTTGACCCCTCTGCTCTCGACGCCACCAGGGGTCAAAGGATGGGTCTTGGGAGACGAGGGATGCGGACCACTGGTGCTGTTCCAATTATCAGGGGCAAACATTACTCAGGAGGGGGGCCCAGCCCTGCAAATACTCCTCCCTTAAACACCCAGAAGGTTCCTCCATTAGCCTCACAAAATGCATTTGACTGATCACATAATCTCCCAAGACGAGGAGCATATGCTGGCCTCTTGGGAAGGCCGTTTAACATCTCCTTTCCCATCTGAAGCCTCACGACCACCAGGGCCTCATCCAGGCTTAGACTGTAACCAGACACCTATACAGGAAGTAACAGGTATTAGATGTACACCTATACAGGAAGTAACAGGTATTAGATGTACACCTATACAGGAAGTAACAGGTATTAGATGTACACCTATACAGGAAGCAGCTTTGTACTGTTGGATGTGTCTTTGTACATGAGGATGTCATCTAACGCTGGATAAGGAAAACGGTCGATAGCATGTTCTACTAACACCCTAGGGTCAGTAATACTGGATCATCCAATGAGAAATAGAAGGCATTACTATTTAATAAGAAGGGGGTATTGGCTGATTGATTGAACACTGATTGATACTCTGGAGGAATGCTTGCACACAAGACAAATGGGCAATTATTTGAAACCCATTTGTCTCACTTTAGCCATAATGAGCACTGGATGTGGATGACATGAAACAGCCAATGACAACACCATTTGCCTCATTGCAAATGGGAGCTGAACAACCATTTTTAATTTGTAATTATACAAAATAACGAGGCAGGAATGATAAAATCTCAAGCACTTTATTATGTTGAACATTATCTTGCTTAAAAAGGCCATTTggtattatataattatatataatttgttagcatatatataattatatatacatatattaaaaTGTTGAATAACAAAAccctagagacagacagatgaaaaaaaaaatgcttaagACATCAAATTAGAAATGGCCAAAAAAAGATAATCTCTAAAACGTTTTAGAAATGGTCCCAATACAGTTCAATATAgatctattaaaaaaaaaaaaaaaaagcaaggcAAGAAGACAAGAAGGAAATATAAATAACCTTACATTATGTACAAAGGGTGGTAGGTAGTGACCATTTTGAAAACCGGTAGAAGAGCAAGTCAAGTAAGGACATCAATCAGGGTTGGTTAGTGAAAGGGGGACACCTGTTTCAGCAGGGGAGTGTAAACTTCTCAAActgaaataaacatgacatgGATGAACACTCTGAACCTCCACTTCCCAACCAGAGACCCTCTCCATCCATCGATACCTGTCTCTGCTAGAAGGGCGgcataaaaaacacattttttttttagggggggggggaagtttaAGATAAAAGGTTCAACCAAGCAGCTATCATTTTTTGTTGTGTACAATCAGGAGCCTACTGTGTACTATTTATAATATACCAAACGATTAAGTGAATTAAAATGAATTGGCAGCGCATTTAGGAAGAATGGCATAAGTGAGTGCTGCTGGAACAATAGTAGACACTCAAAGATCTACTGTGAATTTATCTAAAACCCTATGGCTCCATTCATAGGCTATGCTGACAGCGGCATTTCCTTTTACTCTTAGTTGGGGCGGGGCCACATAGATGGAGCTGCCACTAACATGGGGCTGCTAGCTGGGGTCTGTGGGAAATTCATTACCTTGCTAAAATTCATTTTTTGGGGTGGAACATAACTATGGAGGCACTTTTTGGAGATAACAAGCTACGTTCATTTGAAAAGTTGGCACAGTGTCATATTCTTGTGACGTAATCATCTTGAGcaaacatttttaattaaaaCAGGACTAAATGGCCAAACACAGACAAGCCATAAGGGGAACAACACGACTCCTCCCTCTGCCACCTCAGCGGCTATAAGAGAAGTTGGAAACATAACAAAGAAGTAACTAAACACAGTGGCACCTAACTACTAATATGGGCACTTGTGACGCTTTGGAATGAGAGTTAACCTGAAATGGCAATGACGGTGCAGAGACAGCCAGCAGCCAAGGGAAAGGTCTCGACTGCTTCACAAAACAAGGACCCCACGCACTCCGTCGCAACGTTGAGTCTTGACACTGCTACTTTGGATTTTTCTTCTCAAAAATTCTCTCCCTCCACAATTTCTGGTTGGGTTCTATTCATACAAGGGATTCAGTTTCTTTTTAGGGTGCAAATTGCACATTAGTATACGAGTCTTCAACCCAGTGATCACAGAATTGCATATTCTAACCTTTTAATCTTTTAAGCAACAAATTAATTCTGTGTGTTACACGCATGAAGGAGAATCTAATCATTGTAGTCAAAATGAGTTTGAAATTGGGACGTgcaaattaaatattaatttataaaTCGTCTTTTTTTATAaggtgaaaacaaacaaaaaaattatcTGAAGAACACACCGTGGATAAGGGTGGGCAATTTATGCTCCGGTAATCTTCAGGTAGGAGTGAACCTTTTGAACTCTAGCCAACTGTGGAAATGGACCAGTGTTGAATTTGTAAATTGAAACAATCCTGTGCGCAGTCATTTCCTGAGTTGGCAGAGTTGAAATAGGACTGACCCCTGTCGATAACTGACATCATTCATCTTTCATTACAATCATAAAGGGAATGGCTTCAATGGTGGCCTCATTGGAAACACATGGCGTCGCAAACCGAAGTAGAATATAAGAATCCACTGCAAACATTTCAGAGCACTCATACATTTCATGAAAAGAAAGTTTCACTTTGGAAATTAATCGAAGCAACAGCTTTATAGTTttacacaataaaaaataaacattcttCGGCATCAGTGACCGTGGTGAAATAATACAATCTTATACCAAAAAAAATGGTGACAAAACAGCATTGTGATGCAAGGCCAGTATACAACAAAGGGGAAGCAGTTCATTCATACAGAAAGGAAATACTCTTTGATTTTGAGTTCTCCCCATCAATACTGCTGAATGTCCGTAAGCAAACACATGAACTATAGAATTGGTATATCTCGATGATAAGATTCCAATGGTTTATCATGGTATTTAAATTGATTGTCATGTCTCACGCTTTAACAAATTTACTCGAAGGGCGGGGGATGGATCCAAAGTGTGGTGCATTACTCATCGATGCACCAgaagtcttgtcttgtcttgtctggTTTTTCCTGGACAGTTTGTTGAGGTGGTCTCCACGTTCAAAGCTCAGGTGAATCAGGGGCTTTGGCACTGTGGGAAGGATGCAGCTTAGGGCTCACTTTCTTTTTGCGTATCTGGACGCATGTGCATTTTTTCTTAGGGTTACGCCACATTGATGTCGCCCGCCTAGAGACTCTTGTTACTTCAACTCCAAaactggatgggggggggggggggggttggatgatGATGTGTTAACACTCCTGTGTTGAACAGTTGTGTGGTCTTTGTGTGCACATGAAGGGGTGGGTGGGTAGGGATACCAAAACAGAAAATCTATCGAGGATAATTCTATAAATAAATCAACCTGTGTTCTGCCAACCACTGCAGTCAGGTAGAGCCACTGATTCAGGCCATAAGAAGACAAATCAAGTATCAGTTCCTATgtagaaacaaaataaaaagtataatAACCCAGCTACGTAGACCCTAACAATCTTCCCTTAACTGTGAACACCAGCCAATAAAGCGTTGGATTTGTATTCATATAtagttatattatttatatatatattccaatAAAATATGTTACAAATGCCACCCTAAAACGTAGCCAACCTCAAAATggtctaaaaaaaaacaaaataaaagaagcCTCAGGATCGTTATATATACACTTTCTAAAGAGAGACGGAAAGCTAAAAGGGACAAAAAGGGCTGTATTGACAAGacaaatattacaaaatattcatgaAAGCATTTCAGTTTGTCGTGTCTTTCTGTAGGAAAGCTCTGGGTTCTGTTTTACTGTGCCGAGACTGTGGTTCCCTTTTTCCTCTGGGAAGGAGGAACCTCAAGAAGTCCGTCAGGTGAGCCAAACTGCGCGTGAACGTGGATGTGTTTACCACGGTGAGTTTATATTGGTTTTAacggtgtgtttgagtgtggtcGTCCGTCTGCTACTTGAAATTGGCATAGTCGGAAAAGGCATCTATGTACTCTTGAACCACCTTGTAGCAGAACTCGTACTGCTcctaaagggagagagggacagagagagagaactgtaaGGGACTCCATTGTAAAACCAAAAAtggaatatgaataaataataaacagttTTTTGTTAAAGTCTGTACATTCAATATTGTTTGCAAAACCAACAGAATACTCAATTGGTTTTGTATAAACTGGATAATCCTCCAGGGAAATGAATGAATACAGACTTAAATATTAGGTTGACATTTCAGAAAAAACAGACACAATGGGTTCAACAGGAGCATGTCCGAAGTGTGTTGTTAAAACCAAAGCTAGCCCTCTTGAAAGGCGTTTAAGAACTTTATACATTCATGTAAAGTTACACAAAAACGTTCATTTTGTGAGACCCAAACGTAACTGTTTCTAAGTTGGTGAAAACAGGTGAAAGCCCCCCTGATCCAACCTAGAACTCATTGGGCTGAGCTCTGCTCACCAGTGTCTGCACCATGTGGGGCCTCTGAAGTCTCAGGCTCTTGACCGTCTGAAACACGTCCAAGATGCCCTCGGCCTTGACCCTCTCCAGGACCGTACTCAGCGCACAGAACGTCCCGGTCCGGCCGGCCCCCgcactgcacacgcacacgcacacacacaatttaggaGCCGTTTTTATCTAAGGCAGCTTTAAAGTATGGATGCTTACAGTATACAATCAACATTTTCAAGGGTAATTAAGTTCATATAGATGAATGTAGCATTGAGAGTAAATAATAAGGATGTTATGTCCAGAAATACACAGACACCCATAAACACTCAAGACACCCATGAACACAGTAACTGtgtgcaggttttttttttttgcctgccAGCCCgtcagaaggaagaggagaacaaTCTAACCGAGCAGTGAGTTCCTGTGACATAAATAGACATTGTGTTTTACCCAATACATTAACTGTtcaacgcacacatacacgtgcacgaCAGATATAAATAACAGATGCTCTCTACATCAAGTGCCTATGCATAGAAtagaggtggggaggggaggctgCTTCTATGTACTGTGTATATGGGTTTGCACTTAGCTCTCCTGTATAGAGTGTGTATTTGCTTCATCCAATATTTATGTTTATAGGATGTATGGTCGATTATTTAAGAATTATTTAATTGTTGACAAAATTACAATTCAATTCCTTCATCTCACAACGAACGGGAAACCTTGTGAATATCAAAAAACGTGACTGAATGAAGTCAACAAAGGAGCCCACTAGGCAACGTAAAGTGGTTGTGCGTGTCTCTGACCTGCAGTGGACAGTGATCGGGTGGTTCccagactgctgctgctgtttcgTCACCGCGGCGATAATGTTGATCATGCCTTTCCCGTCGGCGGGGATGCCCACCTCAGGCCAGCCGTGGAAGTGGAACTGACGCACCGCCCGTGCTTTGTTCTCCTGATCGGAACCGGGGAGCGCGGGGAGAGTACAGGTCACCAGGATGGCAGCACATTGTGTTTATGGGTTATAAAGGGCAAActagtggaggggaggggatctCCAATGTGTTTAAGGAATAGGTCATGAAGGTTTActatttctatctatctagcttTCAATATCTAGAGGAGAATATCTAGAATATCGAGAGGAGGCACAGAGTGATGGcgatagagagacatacagagagccCTTACCCGGTTGTTGGTGACCAGGAGCTCTCTCACTGTGTAGCTTTcgctctcatcctccctcttgATCTCGATGGAGACGTCCCCATAGGCCACCGCCCCGTCGCTGGGCCAGTACTGGGCACACTTCTCCTGTAATGGACGCCCACGACACAGGGCAGACGCGCAAAGGAGCAGGTACACGAGGTTAATCATCCCGTATTGTGTGCTCCACCGTAGCCACGTTCACATGCAGAGACGCGCTCCATGAATGAGTAAGCCTACGTAAAATAAAAATTGCCTTCTTATTCTGAACTATGGCACAATGTCGGAAATGGATGGGGAttataagtaaaaaaaaaagagttcaAGGTCAACCCTTCATCTAGGCTGCGGGGGGGCTATTGTGGCCGTTCGGTTCCTGGTACAATACATGTGATTGAATGAAAGTTATTTCTGTGCTCCTGGATGTTCTGTGCAGGAGTGGCATGATGAAGGTCATGGCTGGGCTCGGGTCGCCTGCGTGCAGCAGGACCTCTGCTTCTGTTGTATTATTGAGTAGCTTCTCCATTAACAGCCGTCTATTTTAGCCCCTTATTGGCCTGATACCCAACACcgccgcacgcacacatgcgtatTCACACATCTCTCTGGAGACTACCGGAGAAGGGGAGCTGCCCGGCCCCTTTTGTGTATGAGTCTGCCATCCCTAACCTTTTACTCCCAGTATATACGAACCGGGTTGCATCCCCAAAGTCTCACAACCTAAGGAGCAGCCTTAGGTTAAGCACCCTTCCCGATATTAAATGAGCTGTATCCAAATTCACTTGGGAGTATTTCGGATCCATTAACCTCCTGAATGAGTTCTGAGCATTGTAATATTATTCCCAGCAACAATCCCCCTCCAGGTCTCTGATCCTACCtggcctctctcctccagctccgtcAGCATAACGATGGAGCAGCTTCTCCACTCCCAGATCATCCTCCAGAAGTCCTCCAACGTGTGCTGGAGAGGGCCCTGGCTGGCGATGTACGAGTCCTTCTGGCGGTAGCCCTGAGGAGGcagatgagaggggaggggaaatgGGAAACAACAGTTGGTGAGACAATGGGTGAGAGAGAATGCATGTAAGTAGACATGAGTAGTGATTTTGAATGTTAGCATTCATTTTGTATTGTAATGCATCTACTGATTATTACACATGACATCGCTTGTTAAAGAGGGATAACAGAAAATGAAATACTGGATGGTGCATTTGCGttcaaacataaaaacaaaagaatGCTTTTTCAGACTGACATCAATGAAGGATGCGTTCACATAATCCGTGTTCTCTTCTCCCCGTTTCACTGGAATGATGACTCTGTTAAACTCATCTgaaacagacagagggacacattGGTGGTAGACTGATACAAAGGGTTGGGATAGACAATGGTCGCAAAGCCGTTTAGAAACCCTAACCCCTTCCTCGTCTTTGGGAGAATAAAAAGCATAATTACTGTTATGCCTTAACCCCTTTTAAGCTTGAGTTTATGTGTAATGGTCCCTTCCTGCAAGTAGAATGATATTGCATGCAAAGGCACGTCCATAAAAACTCAGGAGAAGACCTACATGGAATAATCTGTAGGACTCGGTTCTTCTTCATGTTGGCCGGCAGGTTGCCCGTTCTCATCTTATCGTTCTGGATCTTTATAGATGTCAGCTTCTACgaggaagagaaaaagaaaggatACATTTTCTGGATTGTCGAACATAAACATCCGGCAACGTAAAAGTAAGACGGAAAataccacatgcacacaaagactcCCAGCCCTGACTACCTTGAATTCGGTCTCCAGGCCCCCGCAGCCGGCTCCCGGGGACGGGGCGTAGAGCTTGGCCAGGTGGGACTCCAGGGAGGAGACTTCCAGCTCAGTGTCTCCGTACAGGTAGTGCTCCAGCAGGGCCTGGAAGATGAACACGTACTGCATctggggaaggagagaaaggagagagattGTAGAGGACTCGTGATGCTCCACCAACTTCAGGATCGACCAAATGGGAAATGCCTTTCTAGGAAACAACCAGCTATTATGGGGGACAACTATTTTTGAAATTGGTCCAGTATTGAGCGAGAGCACCCTGTCAAggcacgtaaaaaaaaaagacaggccCTGATATTATACGTGTCTGACAACATTATTGaaaggatccctacagagaTACAAAACTCTTTTCTTTACCTTAATTTGGTCTGTTTGCTATTGTGTCTACAAGAGTCTCGCTCAAGGACAATTTTCGCTCTATAAGAGCACGCGAGAGATCGTTGCAGGAAATTTCCAGGTTGTCGTTACAATCTCAACTCTCCTTCACCCAAATATTTCCAAGGCATCGGGTTTTATGTAGTCCAACACAATACACTCTTTCCTGCACTCCGCTCTGACCTGTCCACTGTTCTCTTCCTGCAACAACTCAACTATCGTGCTCTTTCACAGGCGAGACTAATTAAATACTGGACCAAGTTCAAACATTTTGGTCTGCATTAGTCCCTTAAACCATATATAAATAACGAGACCTACTTTTAAAAAGGGACTTGCTGATATGTATATGACAGTTGCAATTTCAGGTCTAACATCATTTTTGCATTAAATGACTCttttaaatgaatgtttaaTAGTTGCGACAAAAAAGTAATGAATTTGAGGAAGAACATAGTGAGGCAGGATTTTCCGAGAATGCAATTTCATTCTGGTAAATAGCTCAAATGAGCAGTGATTCAGCTGGTCATGTGCGTTTGCGTTGGCCTTCCCTGTTGTTTCGTTGGTCTGTGTGTCACCTTTAAAGCCGTACCCCCACTGTGAGCACCAGTCCCTCCATCTGGTGTTTACCCCAGAGACCTGACCGTCCTGTTTTGGCTTCTTTAATTCATTACAAAGCACAATCAAGCTCATGACAACGGCTTTGTTTGCAGTTTTAgctgtttatgcgtgtgtgagcaCCCAGTCAggaccaggcagtgatgcatttgtcaaaatatttatttttaacctcCACTGGGAATTAAACTCCTGAAGCTTTATATATACTTGCCGCGTTTGAAACCAAAATAGAGTAACGATGACGGCCCTCACACAGTACATACGCCAATTTGTCCTCGGAAAATTTGAAATGTACAAACTGCGGTCCAGATCACAGTGAGGGCAAAACGCAGACTACAAATGCCTTGGTGACACGTGCTCGCATGTCTTAACATTCTATATAAATCGCATCACAGCGAAGGGGCAGGACAGGACCCACCAGATATGAACCCTGATCACAACGCTGCTAAGCAAGTAGCAAACGCATACCGGCTCTCTCATCGTTTCAATCCTCTGCGAGTAtgcaagtgtgtttttgtgcgcgtGTATCCagccgtctgcctgtctgtctttgttcgtgtctttatgcgtgtgtgtctgtttgaatgagtgcgtctatgtgtctgtttgtctggctgtctgtccatgtgtgtgtgtgcatttccccCAGAAGCAGCGCGTCGGGGGTCCGACCAACTCACGTCCGTCTGCACCATCTGACAGCGCTGCGCTCGGATGCGCGTGACGAAGCCGAACACGTCCACCTTCCGCTCTGAGGTCATCATGTCCAGCATGGCGTCGATCACGATGAAGGTGCCGGTGCGGCCCACGCCGGCGCTGCAGTGCACCACGATGGCGCCGGCGTACTGCGGGTTGCAGTTCTTCACCTTCTTCAGGAACTTGAGCATGCCGATGGGCGTGAAGGGCACGCCGAAGTCGGGCCAGCTGGTGAAGTGGAACTGGGTGACCAGCCGCTGGGGCTTCTTGCCCGACAGGTCGCCCACctagatggacggacagacaggcagagagaaagaggtcaAGAGAAGAAGAGCCCTTCGAGCCGGGGTTCAGGGGTCATGCGTTTGGTTGAAGACACCGAAGGTAAACATGAACGAACAAGGAGAAAATGacgacaaaacaaaaataagtccAAAAGAGTAATAAGTAATGATAGTAATTAATGTGCATTAGTGCTATTTTTATACCACTAAATGAGTGACTTTgttcacatttatttttatattcatgCGAGAGTAGAACAACTGTAGCCATCGTGttttaacaaaaaaacacatgtgACCCTTCCTGTTGAGACCCAGTGGAACGGTACCTGTTGGATGCAGAACTTGCGGATGGTGTAATCCACGAGGACCATCACGTCTTCCACAGAGACGCGGATGTTCCCGTAGGTCCAACAGCCCTGGTCCGGCCAGTACTGGGCGCATTTACActgaggaaagagagaaaagggcAGTGCTGTGAATACACACTCACTGAGACCCCTCTGCTCTGATCTACCAATCACCTGGCACTCTACCAGCTGATCAGGTGACACCCAAACACATGCATAAGAAGATCATCTTATGGCACCATGAGGACACAGAATTAAAAAGCCTATTTCCCAAATTCATCAATAAAGCTAATGGGCAAGATGATGTCATACAAAACGTGCAACAAAGGGGTACCTGAAACCTAACGTGTCATTCCCAATATTGCCtacctctttcctctccttgaGATTTGTAACCATGACGATGGTGGCTGTGTTCTGCTCCCAGATCATTCTCCAGAAGTCGTTCAACGTTTCTTCCTTTGGCCCTGATAGGACAGAAAAAGAAATGCACAGAAACATGAATTAAACCGACAGATTTAAAACTATGGACCTACTTTTatcttgttttaaaaaatgcaccTTGGGCTCCAATAAACTTGTTCTTCTCTTGGTAAccctataaaaaacaaacaaacagaataaagaatatatattaatacagATTTGAGACGAAAGGTCTGTTCTaactcaaaacaaacaaaatagcaACGAAAAAAAGAATCTTCATACTAACGTTTACAAAAGAGGCGTTGATAAAGTCAGAATCGGGGACTCCCTCCAAAGATGAGAGGTGGACCCTTGAATGGTCATCTGAAATGGCACGGACACAAATCAAGGAAAATAAGTCAAAAAATAGCAAATAGGATTTACAATGTGGACCATTGAATGGTCATCAGAAATGGCAGGGACACACATTAAGGAAGATAAGTAAAATTAAAAAGCAAATACATAGACATTTTGAAAGTCAGGAATACCATGCAAGACATGCTAGAATAAACAATACCATCAAGGACGAAGGTGTGATGCTTATTATTGTTGATGTTGGGCTTCTGGATCTATTTCCATTAAATGATTGGAGTGCAGTTTAGTTTTAGAGCTAATAAATCAGTTTCATCTAAGAAGAATCTCTGCAGGGTATATAGGCATTGTACATAGTTTATTTGCATAATTAGGTAGAAAAGCATTTAGCTTTGTGTGGTCGTACTGGGGGTCACTCACATGGCAGGATGTTGACGTATCTATTCTTCTCCTTATTCTCTTCCTTGGAGGCAGCGTCACACGACGGCTGGATAGGGCACACTGGTAGCGACTgaacgagaaaaacaaacatttcaaaTTCCATTCCCCAACACATCATTCTGAGCTTCTTGTACGCTCCTTGTGGAGTTCACCCTGGTTTAGTACTACTGTGATGACCGCACGATTGTGTTGATTGTATCCCGCGGCTCAGTATGAtatcagacacacaacaacct belongs to Gadus morhua chromosome 13, gadMor3.0, whole genome shotgun sequence and includes:
- the ptpra gene encoding receptor-type tyrosine-protein phosphatase alpha isoform X2, producing the protein MPTPLLKGRMGVCPLLLLLGLALGASAQDPPLTTGLVGVITAPATAPPVAPLLNTTAPPTPALTDPPTVLPPIVVPETTPTTAAAAQDDGGQAAPSAEPQPAPPLPQPQAPTDGPSGPPATQPPPPPPLAPNGTEPVEDGGRDNGTAVTGTPDVTPPQTFSGDVTDDPMATATATAASGGGEFRVVPPDGQDPDDQADEMPIMAVMVAVSSLLVIIFIIIILYMLRFKKYKQAGSHSNSFRLTNGRSDDTELQSVPLLARSPSTNRKYPPLPIDKLEEEMNRRMADDNKLFREEFNSLPVCPIQPSCDAASKEENKEKNRYVNILPYDHSRVHLSSLEGVPDSDFINASFVNGYQEKNKFIGAQGPKEETLNDFWRMIWEQNTATIVMVTNLKERKECKCAQYWPDQGCWTYGNIRVSVEDVMVLVDYTIRKFCIQQVGDLSGKKPQRLVTQFHFTSWPDFGVPFTPIGMLKFLKKVKNCNPQYAGAIVVHCSAGVGRTGTFIVIDAMLDMMTSERKVDVFGFVTRIRAQRCQMVQTDMQYVFIFQALLEHYLYGDTELEVSSLESHLAKLYAPSPGAGCGGLETEFKKLTSIKIQNDKMRTGNLPANMKKNRVLQIIPYEFNRVIIPVKRGEENTDYVNASFIDGYRQKDSYIASQGPLQHTLEDFWRMIWEWRSCSIVMLTELEERGQEKCAQYWPSDGAVAYGDVSIEIKREDESESYTVRELLVTNNRENKARAVRQFHFHGWPEVGIPADGKGMINIIAAVTKQQQQSGNHPITVHCSAGAGRTGTFCALSTVLERVKAEGILDVFQTVKSLRLQRPHMVQTLEQYEFCYKVVQEYIDAFSDYANFK
- the ptpra gene encoding receptor-type tyrosine-protein phosphatase alpha isoform X3 → MPTPLLKGRMGVCPLLLLLGLALGASAQDPPLTTGLVGVITAPATAPPVAPLLNTTAPPTPALTDPPTVLPPIVVPETTPTTAAAAQDDGGQAAPSAEPQPAPPLPQPQAPTDGPSGPPATQPPPPPPLAPNGTEPVEDGGRDNGTAVTGTPDVTPPQTFSGDVTDDPMATATATAASGGGEFRVVPPEDDQADEMPIMAVMVAVSSLLVIIFIIIILYMLRFKKYKQAGSHSNSFRLTNGRSDDTELQSVPLLARSPSTNRKYPPLPIDKLEEEMNRRMADDNKLFREEFNSLPVCPIQPSCDAASKEENKEKNRYVNILPYDHSRVHLSSLEGVPDSDFINASFVNGYQEKNKFIGAQGPKEETLNDFWRMIWEQNTATIVMVTNLKERKECKCAQYWPDQGCWTYGNIRVSVEDVMVLVDYTIRKFCIQQVGDLSGKKPQRLVTQFHFTSWPDFGVPFTPIGMLKFLKKVKNCNPQYAGAIVVHCSAGVGRTGTFIVIDAMLDMMTSERKVDVFGFVTRIRAQRCQMVQTDMQYVFIFQALLEHYLYGDTELEVSSLESHLAKLYAPSPGAGCGGLETEFKKLTSIKIQNDKMRTGNLPANMKKNRVLQIIPYEFNRVIIPVKRGEENTDYVNASFIDGYRQKDSYIASQGPLQHTLEDFWRMIWEWRSCSIVMLTELEERGQEKCAQYWPSDGAVAYGDVSIEIKREDESESYTVRELLVTNNRENKARAVRQFHFHGWPEVGIPADGKGMINIIAAVTKQQQQSGNHPITVHCSAGAGRTGTFCALSTVLERVKAEGILDVFQTVKSLRLQRPHMVQTLEQYEFCYKVVQEYIDAFSDYANFK
- the ptpra gene encoding receptor-type tyrosine-protein phosphatase alpha isoform X1, which translates into the protein MPTPLLKGRMGVCPLLLLLGLALGASAQDPPLTTGLVGVITAPATAPPVAPLLNTTAPPTPALTDPPTVLPPIVVPETTPTTAAAAQDDGGQAAPSAEPQPAPPLPQPQAPTDGPSGPPATQPPPPPPLAPNGTEPVEDGGRDNGTAVTGTPDVTPPQTFSGDVTDDPMATATATAASGGGEFRVVPPDGQDPEDDQADEMPIMAVMVAVSSLLVIIFIIIILYMLRFKKYKQAGSHSNSFRLTNGRSDDTELQSVPLLARSPSTNRKYPPLPIDKLEEEMNRRMADDNKLFREEFNSLPVCPIQPSCDAASKEENKEKNRYVNILPYDHSRVHLSSLEGVPDSDFINASFVNGYQEKNKFIGAQGPKEETLNDFWRMIWEQNTATIVMVTNLKERKECKCAQYWPDQGCWTYGNIRVSVEDVMVLVDYTIRKFCIQQVGDLSGKKPQRLVTQFHFTSWPDFGVPFTPIGMLKFLKKVKNCNPQYAGAIVVHCSAGVGRTGTFIVIDAMLDMMTSERKVDVFGFVTRIRAQRCQMVQTDMQYVFIFQALLEHYLYGDTELEVSSLESHLAKLYAPSPGAGCGGLETEFKKLTSIKIQNDKMRTGNLPANMKKNRVLQIIPYEFNRVIIPVKRGEENTDYVNASFIDGYRQKDSYIASQGPLQHTLEDFWRMIWEWRSCSIVMLTELEERGQEKCAQYWPSDGAVAYGDVSIEIKREDESESYTVRELLVTNNRENKARAVRQFHFHGWPEVGIPADGKGMINIIAAVTKQQQQSGNHPITVHCSAGAGRTGTFCALSTVLERVKAEGILDVFQTVKSLRLQRPHMVQTLEQYEFCYKVVQEYIDAFSDYANFK
- the ptpra gene encoding receptor-type tyrosine-protein phosphatase alpha isoform X4: MPTPLLKGRMGVCPLLLLLGLALGASAQDPPLTTGLVGVITAPATAPPVAPLLNTTAPPTPALTDPPTVLPPIVVPETTPTTAAAAQDDGGQAAPSAEPQPAPPLPQPQAPTDGPSGPPATQPPPPPPLAPNGTEPVEDGGRDNGTAVTGTPDVTPPQTFSGDVTDDPMATATATAASGGGEFRVVPPDDQADEMPIMAVMVAVSSLLVIIFIIIILYMLRFKKYKQAGSHSNSFRLTNGRSDDTELQSVPLLARSPSTNRKYPPLPIDKLEEEMNRRMADDNKLFREEFNSLPVCPIQPSCDAASKEENKEKNRYVNILPYDHSRVHLSSLEGVPDSDFINASFVNGYQEKNKFIGAQGPKEETLNDFWRMIWEQNTATIVMVTNLKERKECKCAQYWPDQGCWTYGNIRVSVEDVMVLVDYTIRKFCIQQVGDLSGKKPQRLVTQFHFTSWPDFGVPFTPIGMLKFLKKVKNCNPQYAGAIVVHCSAGVGRTGTFIVIDAMLDMMTSERKVDVFGFVTRIRAQRCQMVQTDMQYVFIFQALLEHYLYGDTELEVSSLESHLAKLYAPSPGAGCGGLETEFKKLTSIKIQNDKMRTGNLPANMKKNRVLQIIPYEFNRVIIPVKRGEENTDYVNASFIDGYRQKDSYIASQGPLQHTLEDFWRMIWEWRSCSIVMLTELEERGQEKCAQYWPSDGAVAYGDVSIEIKREDESESYTVRELLVTNNRENKARAVRQFHFHGWPEVGIPADGKGMINIIAAVTKQQQQSGNHPITVHCSAGAGRTGTFCALSTVLERVKAEGILDVFQTVKSLRLQRPHMVQTLEQYEFCYKVVQEYIDAFSDYANFK